The genomic interval CCCACATCGTCCTCAGCGGGACTCAAGTGCGGGAGATGCTGGCGAACGGTCAGGATTTGCCTACGGAATTCACCCGCCCCGAAGTAAGCCGTATTCTGATGCGCGGTGTACGCGATCAGGCGGGGGCATAGAGCGCCTACGACGGCGTGATCAGCACGATCATGCCGCAAAGGTTCTTCATCCATAGCGCGGGCGACCACACAGGGTCGCCCCTACCCCATTCCCCTTATGACCCCTTTCAGTCTTTGACAAACCACCTCACCTTCCTCACCGATCACCAGCAAGCGGGGTATAGTAGAGGGATTAATGATCCTTCTTGGAGCGCTTTCATGCGCCAAGTGCCTCAAACAGACCAAGACAGACGACACAACCCATGATTCATCTTCAAACCCTTCTTGCTCGCGTCCCCGGTGTGATCGATATCCCTACGGAAAACCCTCGGATCACAGCCCCCATCACAGAGGATAGCCGCGCCGTCCAAGCGGGGGGCGTATTCCTTGCGCGGCGCGGTACACAGGTCGATTCGCACGCCTTCATCGGCACAGCGGCGGCGGCGGGTGCGGCGGCAATCATCGGGGAACAGCCCCGCACTGCCCTCGGCACGCTGCCCACTCCCTATGTACAGGTGGCAAACTCAGCCACAGCGCTTGGCTACCTTGCCGCCGCCTATGAAGGCTTCCCCTCAGATCGCCTCACGGTGATCGGTGTCACGGGGACGGATGGCAAAACGACCACGACGAACCTGATCTACCACATTTTGAAGGCAGCGGGCATCCGCGTTGGGATGATCAGCACAATCAGCGCTGTGATTGGCGATGAGGACATTCCGACGGGACTTCATGTGACGACCCCCACCGCCCCTGAAGTGCATTCCTATTTGCGGCGGATGGTTGAGGCGGGCTTGACCCACGCCATTTTAGAGACAACCTCACACGGCTTGGCGCAAGGGCGGGTGAATGGCGTCAGCTTTGACATTGCCGTATTGACGAATGTCACCCATGAACACCTTGATTATCATGGCACGTTCGAGGCATACCGTGCGGCGAAGGGTCTGCTGTTCAAAAATGTCAGCGAATCATCTGCCAAAGCAGGAATCATGAAGGCGCTGGTCATCAACGGCGATGATCCGAACCGTGCCTACTTCGAGGCGTTTCCTGTGGGGCGTCGGGTCATTTATAGCCTAAACGACGTTCAAGACCTATCGTTTTTTCCAGATCGGACGACTTTCACACTCAACATAAAGGATTCTGCTCAGGATCACACCATTCGCGTGCCGATGCAAACGGCGCTGATCGGTGAATTCAATGTTCAGAACATCCTTGCCGCCGCCAATGTTGGCGCAATGTTGGGCATTGCGCCAGCGACGATCCAACGTGGCATAACAAGCCTCCCCCCCATTTCGGGACGAATGGAACGCCTTGATGAAGGGCAGGATTTTCTGGCATTGGTCGATTTTGCCCATACCCCCAACGCTCTGCTGCGGGCGCTCACGGCAGCGCGGCGCATGACCAGTGGGCAGGTAATCGCCGTCTTTGGTAGCGCCGGACTGCGCGATGTGGAAAAACGGCGGATGATGGCGGAAATTGGGGTGGAACATGCCGATCTGTGTATCCTGACCGCCGAAGACCCGCGCACCGAGTCCTTAGATGAGATATTGGCGATGATGGCGGCGGGGGCGCTGAGCAAAGGCGGCAAGGAAGGGCATACCTTCTACCGCGTCCCGGATCGCGGCGCAGCGCTTGCCTTTGCCTGTGCGCTGGCGAACCCTGGCGATGTCGTGATTGCCTGTGGCAAAGGGCATGAGCAAAGCATGTGTTTTGGGACGGTGGAATATGCGTGGGATGACCGTGAGGCGCTGCGGGCGGCGCTGCGCGGACACCCCTTGCGGACGCTTCCGACGCGGGATGCGAAAGGTGCGTGGTAATGACGGGCTTCCCCTCGCCAGAGATGATCCGCGCTCACGCTGCCCCTCCTTTTCGGCGGTGGGCGAGGCACGGTATACCCTACCTGCTCTATTATGTCCGTTCGCGCCTCGGTGATCACGGGCGACTGCCCCCGTTGCTGCGCCTGATCGAGATCACCGATCAGCTGTACCTCGGTGGGCAGATCGGCGCGAACGACTGGCGACGGCTGACAGAGCGGGGGGTCAGCGCTATCGTGAACATGCGCGTGGAATGGGATGATCGCCGTTTTGGGATCGATACCCCCCATGCCCTTTGGCTTCCCGTGATTGATGGCACAGCGGCGACGGTAGAACAGCTTTATCAGGGGGTATGCTTTATTGGTGAGCAGATCAGCGCTGGGCATGGGGTGTACGTCCATTGTGCGGCGGGCTTTGGGCGAGGACCCTCGCAAGTTGTTGCCTATCTCATTGCTTGTGGGTTTGGCGTGGAGGATGCGATCATCTTCGTGGCTGAGCGCCGCCCAGTGATTCACCTCTCCGCTCGGCAGCGCATGCGGCTGCACCAATTCGCTGACTATTGGGCGGCTCATCGTCCATAAGCGCGAACACCTCATCGCATAGCTAACCAATAGGAGGCTTGTACAGTGCCACCTTACACACCATTAGCGGAGTAGATTTATTATGCTCTGTGCAGGAGTCGCCCTAGCGTTGTGCCTCATCCTCCCACACTCACCTTAAACCGTCCAAGCCACATTGCCAGCGATGCCAGCATATACACCCGTTGAAAACTTTGGTAGCGGCTGACCGCCTCGCCAACGACGACGCCCTCAAAGCGATCCCACGCTGTTTGCAAAAAGGTGGATTGGAACATCTCGCGCAGGGGGGATGCCGTACTCAAAATCAGGTCGCGGACGTACTCGCGCAGGTCGCCCACAATCCAGCGATCCAAGGGGACGGAAAAGCCTTGTTTCTTTCGTTTGGAGACCGATTCCGGCAGCAGTTTTGCCGCCAGCCCCCGCGTGACAACCTTCAACGTCCCTTGCGGCGAGACTTTCAAGGCAGCCGGCAGCGCCGCCCCTAGTCGAAGCATTTCATTATCAAGGTAGGGGACGCGCACTTCTAAGCCATGCGCCCCACTCGCCACATCGACTTTGCGGAGGTAGTCGGCGTGCAGACGGAGGCGCATTTCGGATTCAATGAGGGCGGTGATCGGGTCGCCCGCCATGCTGACAAAGGGCGTCATACGTTGTGCTGTTGTCCCCCCCGCCCGTACCATCCGCCCCAATTCGGCTGTGTATCCCGATAACCGCTCGTCCTCGGTGAAATATTCGGTGAGGGCGGCAAACAGCGCCGGACGGGAAAGCCCCGCCAGCCGCCATGCCTTCGCTGCTTGGTGTCCGCGTCGCCCCATGTGCCGCACAACGCCCATCACAGGGTTCAGAATTCTCCCCCCAGAGACAGCCGCACCCCATTGGGAGAGTCGCCGCGCCAAGCGGTAGCGGACATAGCCACCGAACACTTCATCCCCGCCATCACCGGAAAGAGCAACCGTAACATGCTTGCGAATCTCACGGCAGACCAAATAGGTGGGGAGCGCAGAACTATCCCCGAAGGGTTCGTCATACTGATTCACAACACGCTGGAAGGTTTCCAGACGCTCTGCGCCGAGACTCATCTGTGTTTCGTGGAGGGCGATCCGGCAGCTTTCGGCAATCTCCCGCGCTTGAGCGCTCTCATCATAGGCGGCGTCGTCAAAGCCCATCGTGAATGCCTGAATATCGGGCTTTAGTCCCCCTGCCAAAAGCGCGGCGATGAGCGAGGAATCAATGCCTCCCGATAGGAACATGCCAATCGGCACATCGGCAATCAAATGCCCTTTGAGCGCCTCTTGAAGCGTCTCTTCCGCCCGTTCGATTGCCCCTGCCGAGTCAAGTTGCGGTTCAACGGCGGGCTGCCATGTATAGTACGTCCCGTGCCGCTCACCCTCTGGCGAGAGGCGCAGCCACGACCCCGGCGGGAGCTGTTCAATGTCTTGGAAACAGGTCATGGGGGTGATTGTGTGACCTTGCGAGAGGTAATCGTGCAGAGCAGCACTGTTGGCGCGGATCGGCACACAGCCAGAGGCAAGGACGGCTTTTGGCTCTGAGCCAAAAAAGACCCCCAATGCTGTGCGGGCGAGGAACAAGGGCTTGATCCCGACACGATCACGCGCCAAGAGGAGGCTGCCATCCGTTGTATCATAGAGGGCAAAGGCAAACATCCCGCGCAGAGCGAGCAGCCCATCGTCAATGCCGTAAGCGTCTAGTGCGGCGGCGATTACCTCGGTATCGCTGTTCGTCAGGAAGTGGTAGCCGCGTTGTTCTAGAGCTGCCCGCAGTTCGCGGTAGTTGTAAATCTCCCCGTTAAAGACGATCACCCGTCGTCGGTGGGCATCCCACATGGGTTGATCGCCCGTTGAGAGGTCGATGATTGCCAGCCGCGCATGACCCAAGCCAACACGCTGATCGCGCCAATAATCTAGCCCGTCGGGTCCGCGGTGGGCAACTGCCCGCGTCATCCGTGCTAAGATCGCGGCGGCGTCCTCAGTTTGCCCCACCTCACCCCAAAATCCGGCGATTCCGCACATGGGTGCTTTCTTCTATGTCCTTGAAGCTACCTGAAGGTGGGAAGTATAACGCCCGATACGATAGAGGGAAACGATAGAAAATGATGGTGTGAGGGGACAGCACAGGGGTGAGTGTAGTTTAGCGGCGGGAGACCACAGATGCTCTCCCCTGCAAGGGACTCAGAGGATACGGCGCTACCCCTCCCGCACGAGAGTGGCGTATAATTCCCGCCAATGGCAACGCTACCATCTCCCACCACCCGCCTTCGTCCCCTACGCGGCTGTCGACGCCTCGGCTGTCAGGGCTGCTTATGGGGAATCGTGTTCTTCATCATCGCTCCCCTGTTGCTCTGGCTGACGCGCGGCATATGGCTGCCCCCTTTCTATGCCTTCACTGTTGTTGGCGAAGCGCCCCAACGCGCCGATGTCATCGTCATTTTGGGCGGTGATGTTGGCGGGCGGGCGGAAACAGCCGCTCGTCTGTGGCAGGAGGGCTATGCCCCCATAATCATCTTCAGCGGGACGACAAAAAGTTTGCGGCTCGGCACATTTTGGCTTGATCATCTGGGCGTCCCCCGCGATGTGCGCCGCCTGATCGAAAACGCTGAGGCAACATGGGACGAAGCCGAGAAGGTCTATGCCCTACTTCAGGCGGAAGGCGCTCATTCCGCCCTGATCGTCACCGATAACACACACACCCGCCGCGCCCGCGCCGTCTACCGTGCCTTGCAGCCGAATCCGCCCCTTGTTTTGACCTTTGTGTCGGTAGACCGCTACGACCTTACCGAGATGGCATGGTATGATCATGATACGTTTCTCGCCGTCGGCATGGAATACCTAAAGATGATCTACTACGCCATGCGCTATGGTGTTCTCCCTTTCTAGGTACTCTAACGAGTAGTCCGTCAGGAAAATTTCTAAAAGAACCCCAATCCCCTTTCCCCGCGTGCGGGGAAAGGGGGAGAAATTCTGTGGGCGAGGGGGATGAGGACTGTCTCATTCTATGGTTACCTTCCTGAAGGGCTATTAGGGACACTGTATATCCAATAGCTACACGAACCAAAGGATCAATCACACCTGCTATGGCTCATTATCTCGTCACCGGCGCAGCCGGATTCATTGCCAGTAAAGTCACCGAAATGCTCTGTGCGGCAGGACACACCGTCACAGGCATTGACAACCTGAACGACGCTTATGATATTCGGCTAAAACACTGGCGCTTGAACCGCCTGCGCGGGCTTCCCGGCTTCACGCTCATTGAGGGCGATATTGCCCACCGCCCAACAGTGGAGGGTTTGGATACGGCGCTCCCCGACTGCGCCGCCGTGATCAACCTTGCTGCTCGTGCCGGGGTGCGTCAATCCACCGAGAACCCCTGGCTGTATGTCGATACAAACGTGACCGGTACGTTGAATCTCTTGGAACTATGCAAACGGCGCGGTATTGGAAAATTTGTCTTAGCCTCTACCTCCAGCCTGTATGGGCAGAACAACCCTATGCCCTATCGCGAGGATGCTGATACCAGCCGACCGATCTCTCCCTATGCGGCAACGAAAAAGGCGGCGGAGGCGCTCTGCTATTCCTACCATGCGCTGACCGGGCTGGATGTGACCGTCTTTCGTTATTTCACGGTGTATGGTCCAGGCGGTAGACCTGATATGAGCCTCTTTCGCTTTGTCCAGTGGATCAACGAGGGGAAGCCTGTCCATGTCTTTGGCGATGGCAAGCAATCCCGCGATTTCACCTACGTTGATGACATTGCAAAGGGGACGATCCTCGGCTTGAAACCGCTTGGCTACCAGACGATCAATTTGGGGTCAGATCGCCCCGTTGTCCTCATGGAGATGGTGCATATCCTTGAGGAACTGCTTGGCAAGACAGCGCAGGTCGATTACCAGCCGCGCCATCCAGCAGACATCACGGCGAGTTGGGCAGACATCAGCCGTGCGCGGGAACTGCTCGGTTGGCAGCCTCAGACGGATTACCTTCAGGGGCTGCGTAACCTAGTTGATTGGTATCGGGAGAATCAGGCATGGGCAAAAGACGTGCGGACGGAGTGAGGCAGAGAATGGCGATTTTCACGAATTTTTAATCTTTGTCTAATGGGATATCGCGGGTTCCTATGAGGGTGACTGCTCTAGAAGTGATACCTCCCTAAAAAGGGATTTTCTCCCTCCCCTTGCAGGTAAACCCGATTAGAAGGGGGAGGCAGTATCCTTCTCTTTTCCCCTTTCAGCGCCTTCCACAAGAACACTCCCTAAAAAATTCTGACATACTTGATGTTTCGTTGGAATTTGAAACTTGACAGAGGGTTCGTTACAATGGCGCTTAGCTTCGTCCGCAAAAATGGATGAGCAAAAGATCGTTTCATGTTTCAATTGAGGAAAAGCTCTATGAAGAAGGCGCTCAAGATCGGTTTTCTAACCGTCGCCCTCGCCCTTGCTGTCACGGCTGCTCCGGTATCCCCGGTGGCAACGGCGCAAGATGATGGCGGCATTATTGTCGAAGCGACGTTCGGCAGTGGTCCCGCGAACCTGAACCCCTTGTTTTGCTTGGACACGACCTGCGGGCGTGTCGTTGGGTTGATGTTCCCCGGTTTGATCGGCACCGACCCGGCTGCGGCAACCTTTAAGCCCGCCGCCCCCGGCTCATTGGCAAAAGAATGGTCGCTGGCAGAAGATCAGAAAACACTGACCTTCAAACTCCGCGAAGATGCCAAGTGGTCGGACGGAACGCCCATTACAACAAAAGATTTCCTGTATTCGTGGGAAATTATTAAGAATGAAGAGGCAGCCTCTCCCTACAGCTTCGTAGCGGGGCGTATCGCCACGGTTGAAGCACCGGATGATTACACCCTGATCATCACTCTCGTTGAAGGATCCTGCGATGCGTTGTGGGATGCTTCCTTCCCCGTTGCACCCTCGCATGTCTTTGCCGACACTGCGCCGACTGCGCTGAAGGATCACTCCTTCGCCACCGCCCCGACGGTTTCCTTTGGACCGTTCAGCTTCGGCGAATTCCGCCCCGGCGAGCGCACCAGCTTGCTGGCGGACAAGACGTGGCCCGATGCCATTGACGGCAGCACAAAATCGGCTGGCTTCCTCTATAAGGTTGTACCAGATCAGACCGTCCTCATCGAGCAGTTCCTTGCTGGTGAGACGAGCATCATCGACAACCCCGCCCTCAACCGCCGTGCCGACATCAAAGCGGCTGGCG from Anaerolineales bacterium carries:
- a CDS encoding YdcF family protein: MATLPSPTTRLRPLRGCRRLGCQGCLWGIVFFIIAPLLLWLTRGIWLPPFYAFTVVGEAPQRADVIVILGGDVGGRAETAARLWQEGYAPIIIFSGTTKSLRLGTFWLDHLGVPRDVRRLIENAEATWDEAEKVYALLQAEGAHSALIVTDNTHTRRARAVYRALQPNPPLVLTFVSVDRYDLTEMAWYDHDTFLAVGMEYLKMIYYAMRYGVLPF
- a CDS encoding UDP-N-acetylmuramoyl-L-alanyl-D-glutamate--2,6-diaminopimelate ligase — its product is MIHLQTLLARVPGVIDIPTENPRITAPITEDSRAVQAGGVFLARRGTQVDSHAFIGTAAAAGAAAIIGEQPRTALGTLPTPYVQVANSATALGYLAAAYEGFPSDRLTVIGVTGTDGKTTTTNLIYHILKAAGIRVGMISTISAVIGDEDIPTGLHVTTPTAPEVHSYLRRMVEAGLTHAILETTSHGLAQGRVNGVSFDIAVLTNVTHEHLDYHGTFEAYRAAKGLLFKNVSESSAKAGIMKALVINGDDPNRAYFEAFPVGRRVIYSLNDVQDLSFFPDRTTFTLNIKDSAQDHTIRVPMQTALIGEFNVQNILAAANVGAMLGIAPATIQRGITSLPPISGRMERLDEGQDFLALVDFAHTPNALLRALTAARRMTSGQVIAVFGSAGLRDVEKRRMMAEIGVEHADLCILTAEDPRTESLDEILAMMAAGALSKGGKEGHTFYRVPDRGAALAFACALANPGDVVIACGKGHEQSMCFGTVEYAWDDREALRAALRGHPLRTLPTRDAKGAW
- a CDS encoding dual specificity protein phosphatase family protein, which gives rise to MTGFPSPEMIRAHAAPPFRRWARHGIPYLLYYVRSRLGDHGRLPPLLRLIEITDQLYLGGQIGANDWRRLTERGVSAIVNMRVEWDDRRFGIDTPHALWLPVIDGTAATVEQLYQGVCFIGEQISAGHGVYVHCAAGFGRGPSQVVAYLIACGFGVEDAIIFVAERRPVIHLSARQRMRLHQFADYWAAHRP
- the asnB gene encoding asparagine synthase (glutamine-hydrolyzing), translating into MCGIAGFWGEVGQTEDAAAILARMTRAVAHRGPDGLDYWRDQRVGLGHARLAIIDLSTGDQPMWDAHRRRVIVFNGEIYNYRELRAALEQRGYHFLTNSDTEVIAAALDAYGIDDGLLALRGMFAFALYDTTDGSLLLARDRVGIKPLFLARTALGVFFGSEPKAVLASGCVPIRANSAALHDYLSQGHTITPMTCFQDIEQLPPGSWLRLSPEGERHGTYYTWQPAVEPQLDSAGAIERAEETLQEALKGHLIADVPIGMFLSGGIDSSLIAALLAGGLKPDIQAFTMGFDDAAYDESAQAREIAESCRIALHETQMSLGAERLETFQRVVNQYDEPFGDSSALPTYLVCREIRKHVTVALSGDGGDEVFGGYVRYRLARRLSQWGAAVSGGRILNPVMGVVRHMGRRGHQAAKAWRLAGLSRPALFAALTEYFTEDERLSGYTAELGRMVRAGGTTAQRMTPFVSMAGDPITALIESEMRLRLHADYLRKVDVASGAHGLEVRVPYLDNEMLRLGAALPAALKVSPQGTLKVVTRGLAAKLLPESVSKRKKQGFSVPLDRWIVGDLREYVRDLILSTASPLREMFQSTFLQTAWDRFEGVVVGEAVSRYQSFQRVYMLASLAMWLGRFKVSVGG
- a CDS encoding GDP-mannose 4,6-dehydratase, translated to MAHYLVTGAAGFIASKVTEMLCAAGHTVTGIDNLNDAYDIRLKHWRLNRLRGLPGFTLIEGDIAHRPTVEGLDTALPDCAAVINLAARAGVRQSTENPWLYVDTNVTGTLNLLELCKRRGIGKFVLASTSSLYGQNNPMPYREDADTSRPISPYAATKKAAEALCYSYHALTGLDVTVFRYFTVYGPGGRPDMSLFRFVQWINEGKPVHVFGDGKQSRDFTYVDDIAKGTILGLKPLGYQTINLGSDRPVVLMEMVHILEELLGKTAQVDYQPRHPADITASWADISRARELLGWQPQTDYLQGLRNLVDWYRENQAWAKDVRTE